A genomic window from Myotis daubentonii chromosome 4, mMyoDau2.1, whole genome shotgun sequence includes:
- the TRIM4 gene encoding E3 ubiquitin-protein ligase TRIM4 isoform X3: MEAEDLQEELTCPICLDFFSDPVSIECGHNFCRRCLRRSWTPADGLFLCPECRQPSSPAALRPNWALARLTEKARRRQQGPVPPGLCGRHWEPLRLFCEDDQRPVCLVCRESQEHQDHAMAPVDEAFESYREKLLMTQCSLTAKIKKAMHLQDMEVKNATEWKDKMKNQKLRFSAEFTKLHDFLAEEEQLFLQKLSKEEEETKKKRTENTLRLHQIITSLKKLILEVEEKSQSSILELLQNPKDLLTRSENQDVNYSLEVLEVKTVCHIPLMKEMLKRFEGVSGRVFPEEMNM, encoded by the exons ATGGAGGCCGAGGACCTCCAGGAAGAGCTGACCTGCCCCATCTGCCTGGACTTTTTCAGTGACCCGGTGTCCATCGAGTGCGGCCACAACTTCTGCCGCCGCTGCCTGCGCCGCAGCTGGACGCCGGCCGACGGCCTGTTCCTCTGCCCCGAGTGCCGGCAGCCGTCGTCGCCCGCCGCCCTGCGGCCCAACTGGGCCCTGGCCCGGCTGACGGAGAAGGCGCGGCGCCGGCAGCAGGGCCCCGTGCCCCCCGGGCTGTGCGGCCGCCACTGGGAGCCGCTGCGCCTCTTCTGCGAGGACGACCAGCGGCCCGTGTGCCTGGTGTGCAGGGAGTCCCAGGAGCACCAGGACCACGCCATGGCGCCCGTGGACGAGGCCTTCGAGAGCTACCGG GAAAAACTTCTTATGACTCAGTGTAGTCTAACAGCCAAGATAAAGAAAGCCATGCATCTACAGGACATGGAAGTGAAGAATGCTACAGAGTGGAAG GACAAGATGAAGAATCAGAAATTGAGATTCAGTGCAGAATTTACAAAGCTGCATGACTTCCTGGCTGAAGAAGAGCAACTGTTTCTTCAGAAATTGagcaaagaagaggaagagactaaGAAGAAACGGACTGAGAACACATTACGGCTCCATCAGATAATCACTTCCTTGAAGAAGCTCATCTTAGAGGTCGAGGAGAAGAGCCAGAGCTCCATCCTGGAGTTGCTTCAG AATCCAAAAGATCTTTTGACCAG GAGTGAGAACCAAGATGTAAACTATTCCCTTGAAGTTCTAGAGGTGAAGACTGTGTGCCATATACCATTGATGAAGGAAATGCTGAAGCGATTTGAAG